The Oncorhynchus gorbuscha isolate QuinsamMale2020 ecotype Even-year unplaced genomic scaffold, OgorEven_v1.0 Un_scaffold_1152, whole genome shotgun sequence genomic interval TGGTGGCGGCCGGGGTCGTCCCGTCTCCGTTCGAGTACTGTGACGTGGTCTCCACGACGACCCACAAGACGCTGCGGGGCTGTCGCTCTGGGGTCATCTTCTACAGAAAGGGTacggagaggagggggggtataatgctggtctctctctgtggggttttgtgtgtgtatcatgctggtctctctctctatggggtttagtgtgtgtatcatgctggtctctctctctgtggggtttagtgtgtgtatcatgctggtctctctctctctggggtttagtgtgtgtatcatgctggtctttctctctgtggggtttagtgtgtgtatcatactggtctctctctctgtggggtttagtgtgtgtatcatgctggtctctctctctgtggggtttagtgtgtgtaccatgctggtctctctctctctgtggggtgtagtgtgtgtatcatgctggtctctctctgtgggggttagtgtgtgtataatgctggtctctctctgtgtgaggtttagtgtgtgtatcatgctggtctctatctctgtggggtttagtgtgtgtatcatgctggtctctctctctgtggggtttagtgtgtgtatcatgctggtctctctctctctgtggggtttagtgtgtgtatcatgctggtctctctctctctgtggggtttagtgtgtgtatcatgctggtctctctctctgtggggtttagtgtgtgtatcatgctggtctctctctctctggggtttagTGTAtgtatcatgctggtctctctctctgtggggtttagtgtgtgtatcatgctggtctctctctgtggggtttagtgtgtgtatcatgctggtctctctctctgtggggtttagtgtgtgtatcatgctggtctctctctgtggggtttagtgtgtgtatcatgctggtctctctctctctgtggggtttaggtgtgtgtatcatgctggtctctctctctctctggggtttaATGTGTGTATCATGTTgatctctctctgtggggtttagtgtgtgtatcatgctggtctctctctctgtgtggggtttagtgtgtgtatcatgctggtctctctctctgtgtggggtttagtgtgtgtatcatgctggtctctctctctgtggggtttagtgtgtgtatcatgttgatctctctctgtggggtttagtgtgtgtatcatgctggtctctctctctggggtttagCGTGTatatcatgctggtctctctctctgtggggtttagtgtgtgtgtcatgctggtctctctctctctgtggggtttagtgtgtgtatcatgctggtctctctctctgtgtggggtttagtgtgtgtatcatgctggactctctctctgtggggtttagtgtgtgtatcatgctggtctctctctctctgtggggtttagtgtgtgtcatgctggtctctctctctgtggggtttagtgtgtgtatcatgctggtctctctcactctggggtttagtgtgtgtaccatgctggtctctctctgtggggtttagtgtgtgtgtcatgctggtctctctctctgtggggtttagtgtgtgtatcatggtggtctctctctctgtggggtttagtgtgtgtgtcatgctggtctctctctctctggggtttagtgtgtgtcatgctggtctctctctctgtggggtttagtgtgtgtgtcatgctggtctctctctctgtggggtttagtgtgtgtatcatgctggtctctctctctctgtggggttttgtgtgtgtatcatgctggtctctctctctatggggtttagtgtgtgtatcatgctggtctctctctctgtggggtttagtgtgtgtatcatgctggtctctctctctctggggtttagtgtgtgtatcatgctggtctttctctctgtggggtttagtgtgtgtatcatactggtctctctctctgtggggtttagtgtgtgtatcatgctggtctctctctctgtggggtttagtgtgtgtaccatgctggtctctctctctctctgtggggtgtagtgtgtgtatcatgctggtctctctgtgggggttagtgtgtgtataatgctggtctctctctgtgtgaggtttagtgtgtgtatcatgctggtctctatctctgtggggtttagtgtgtgtatcatgctggtctctctctctgtggggtttagtgtgtgtatcatgctggtctctctctctgtggggtttagtgtgtgtatcatgctggtctctctctctctgtggggtttagtgtgtgtatcatgctggtctctctctctgtggggtttagtgtgtgtatcatgctggtctctctctctctggggtttagTGTAtgtatcatgctggtctctctctctgtggggtttagtgtgtgtatcatgctggtctctctctgtggggtttagtgtgtgtatcatgctggtctctctctctgtggggtttagtgtgtgtatcatgctggtctctctctgtggggtttagtgtgtgtatcatgctggtctctctctctctgtggggtttaggtgtgtgtatcatgctggtctctctctctctctctggggtttaATGTGTGTATCATGTTgatctctctctgtggggtttagtgtgtgtatcatgctggtctctctctctgtgtggggtttagtgtgtgtatcatgttgatctctctctgtggggtttagtgtgtgtatcatgctggtctctctctggggTTTAGCGTGTatatcatgctggtctctctctctgtggggtttagtgtgtgtgtcatgctggtctctctctctgtggggtttagtgtgtgtatcatgctggtctctctctctgtgtggggtttagtgtgtgtatcatgctggactctctctctgtggggtttagtgtgtgtatcatgctggtctctctctctctggggtttagcgtgtgtatcatgctggtctctctctctgtggggtttagtgtgtgtgtcatgctggtctctctctgtggggtttagtgtgtgtgtcatgctggtctctctctctgtggggtttagtgtgtgtatcatgctggtctctctcactctggggtttagtgtgtgtaccatgctggtctctctctgtggggtttagtgtgtgtgtcatgctggtctctctctctgtggggtttagtgtgtgtatcatggtggtctctctctctgtggggtttagtgtgtgtgtcatgctggtctctctctctctggggtttagtgtgtgtcatgctggtctctctctctgtggggtttagtgtgtgtgtcatgctggtctctctctctgtggggtttagtgtgtgtatcatgctggtctctctctctgtgtggggtttagtgtgtgtatcatgctggtctctctctgtggggtttagtgtgtgtatcatgctggtctctctctgtggggtttagtgtgtgtgtcatgctggtctctctctgtggggtttagtgtgtgtgtcatgctggtctctctctgtggggtttagtgtgtgtgtcatgctggtctctctctctgtggggtttagtgtgtgtatcatgctggtctctctctgtggggtttagtgtgtgtgtcatgctgttctctctctgtgtggggtttagtgtgtgtatcatgctggtctctctctctctgtggggtttagtgtgtgtatcatgctggtctctctctctgtggggtttagtgtgtgtatcatgctggtctctctctgtggggtttagtgtgtgtatcatgctggtctctctctgtggggtttagtgtgtgtatcatgctggtctctctctctgtggggtttagtgtgtgtgtcatgctggtctctctctctgtggggtttagtgtgtgtgtcatgctggtctctctctgtgtccctgtcctCCAGGAATACGTAGTGTGGACCCTAAGGGAAAGGAGACTCTGTATAATCTGGAGTCTCTCATCAACCAGGCAGTGTTCCCAGGACTACAGGGAGGACCCCACAACCACGCCATCGCAGGTACAGGCACTTCTCTGGACACCTATATTGGCTTTATATACAGGCACCTACACAGACATCTCTAAGGTGGATATTAACAAGGAAACCTCACAACCGCACTAACACAGGTAAAGTAGCTAGGACACCTCACTATGACAGGTAAAGTAGACAGGACACCTCACTATGACAGGTAAAGTAGACAGGACACCTCACTATGACAGGTACAGTAGCCAGGACACCTCACTATGACAGGTACAGTAGCCAGGACACCTCACTATGACAGGTACAGTAGCCAGGACACCTCACTATGACAGGTACAGTAGCCAGGACACCTCACTATGACAGGTACAGTAGCCAGGACACCTCACTATGACAGGTACAGTAGCCAGGACACCTCACTATGACAGGTACAGTAGCCAGGACACCTCACTATGACAGGTACAGTAGCCAGGACACCTCACTATGACAGGTACAGTAGCCAGGACACCTCACTATGACAGGTACAGTAGCCAGGACACCTCACTATGACAGGTACAGTAGCCAGGACACCTCACTATGACAGGTAATATGAATGTTTCTCCAGGTGGTGGCCCTGAAGCAGGCTCTGACCCCAGAGTTTAAGGGTTAATGTTTCTCCAGGTGGAGCAGGCTCTGACCCCAGAGTTTAAGGGTTAATGTTTCTCCAGGTGGAGCAGGCTCTGACCCCAGAGTTTAAGGGTTAATGTTTCTCCAGGTGGAGCAGGCTCTGACCCCAGAGTTTAAGGGTTAATGTTTCTCCAGGTGGAGCAGGCTCTGACCCCAGAGTTTAAGGGTTGATGTTTCTCCAGGTGGAGCAGGCTCTGACCCCAGAGTTTAAGGGTTAATGTTTCTCCAGGTGGAGCAGGCTCTGACCCCAGAGTTTAAGGGTTAATGTTTCTCCAGGTGGAGCAGGCTCTGACCCCAGAGTTTAAGGGTTAATGTTTCTCCAGGTGGAGCAGGCTCTTACCCCAGAGTTTAAGGGTTAATGTTTCTCCAGGTGGAGCAGGCTCTAACCCCAGAGTTTAAGGGTTAATGTTTCTCTAGGTGGAGCAGGCTCTGACCCCAGAGTTTAAGCGTTAATGTTTCTCCAGGTGGAGCAGGCTCTGACCCCCAGTTAAGTTTGACCCCAGAGTTTAGTGTTTCTCCAGGTGGAGCAGACTCTGACCCCAGAGTTTAAGGGTTAATGTTTCTCCAGGTGGAGCAGGCTCTAACCCCAGAGTTTAAGGGTTAATGTTTCTCTAGGTGGAGCAGGCTCTGACCCCAGAGTTTAAGCGTTAATGTTTCTCCAGGTGGAGCAGGCTCTGACCCCAGAGTTTAAGGGTTAGTGTTTCTCCAGGTGGAGCAGACTCTGACCCCAGAGTTTAAGGGTTAATGTTTCTCTAGGCGGTGGCCCTGAAGCAGGCTCTGACCCCAGAGTTTAAGGGTTAATGTTTCTCTAGGTGTGGTGGTGGCCCTGAAGCAGGCTCTGACCCCAGAGTTTAAGGGTTAATGTTTCTCTAGGTGGTGGCCCTGAAGCAGGCTCTGACCCCAGAGTTTAAGAGTTAATGTTTCTCTAGGTGTGGCGGTGGCCCTGAAGCAGGCTCTGACCCCAGAGTTTAAGGGttagtgtgttaatgtgtgtgaatgtttcTCTAGGTGTGGTGGTGGCCCTGAAGCAGGCTCTGACCCCAGAGTTTAAGGGttagtgtgttaatgtgtgtgaatgtttcTCTAGGTGTGGCGGTGGCCCTGAAGCAGGCTCTTACCCCAGAGTTTAAGGCGTATCAGTACCAGGTACTCTCTAACTGCAGAGCTATGGCCAACGCCCTCATCAACCACGGGTACAAGATCGTCACCGGTGAGACAATAATgtcatggttgtggttaacaGACTGTAACCTGTGTTAATGTTGATGTATGTTGttgtagggttgtgttaatgttgctatagggttgtgttaatgttgctgtagggttgtgttaatgttgctgtagggttgttaatgttgctgtagggttgtgttaatgttgctgtagggttgtgttaatgttgctgtagggttgtgttaatgttgttaatgttgctgtagggttgtgttaatgttgctgtagggttgtgttaatgttgctgtaggttgctgtagggttgtgttaatgttgctgtagggttgtgttaatgttgctgtatggttgtgttaatgttgctgtatggttgtgttaatgttgctgtagggttgtgttaatgttgctgtagggttgtgttaatgttgctgtagggttgtgttaatgttgctgtagggttgtgttaatgttgttgtagggttgtgttaatgttgtgttaatgttgctgtagggttgtgttaatgttgctgtagggttgtgttaatgttgttgtagggttgtgttaatgttgctgtagggttgtgttaatgttgctgtagggttgtgttaatgttgctgtagggttgtgttaatgttgctgtagggttgtgttaatgttgctgtagggttgtgttaatgttgctgtagggttgtgttaatgttgctgtagggttgtgttaatgttgctgtagggttgtgttaatgttgctgtagggttgtgttaatgttgctgtagggttgtgttaatgttgctgtaggttgctgtagggttgtgttaatgttgctgtagggttgtgttaatgttgctgtagggttgtgttaatgttgctgtagggttgtgttaatgttgctgtagggttgtgttaatgttgctgtagggttgtgttaatgttgctgtagggttgtgttaatgttgctgtaggttgctgtagggttgtgttaatgttgctgtagggttgtgttaatgttgctgtagggttgtgttaatgttgctgtagggttgtgttaatgtcgctgtagggttgtgttaatgtcgctgtagggttgtgttaatgtcgctgtagggttgtgttaatgtcgctgtagggttgtgttaatgtcgctgtagggttgtgttaatgttgctgtagggttgtgttaatgttgttgtagggttgtgttaatgttgtgttaatgttgctgtagggttgtgttaatgttgctgtagggttgtgttaatgttgctgtagggttgtgttaatgttgctgtagggttgtgttaatgttgctgtagggttgtgttaatgttgctgtagggttgtgttaatgttgctgtagggttgtgttaatgtttgctgtagggttgtgttaatgttgctgtagggttgtgttaatgttgctgtagggttgtgttaatgttgctgtagggttgtgttaatgttgctgtagggttgtgttaatgttgctgtagggttgtgttaatgttgctgtagggttgtgttaatgttgctgtagggttgtgttaatgttgctgtagggttgtgttaatgttgctgtagggttgtgttaatgttgctgtagggttgtgttaatgttgctgtagggttgtgttaatgttgctgtagggttgtgttaatgttgctgtagggttgtgttaatgttgctgtagggttgtgttaatgttgttaatgttgctgtagggttgtgttaatgttgctgtagggttgtgttaatgttgctgtaggttgctgtagggttgtgttaatgttgctgtagggttgtgttaatgttgctgtaTGGTTGTGTTAATGTTCTCCAGGGGGTTCTGATAACCATCTGATCTTACTGGACCTGAGGCCCAACGGGACGGACGGTGGACGAGCTGAGAAGGTTCTAGAAGCTGCTGCCATCGCCTGCAACAAGAACACCTGTCCAGGTAAGTAACAGACACAGTCCTCTGTAGGTGGTGAGAGTGCTCCGTGTCCCAgttgtctgtatatgtgtgtgtctgtgtgtgtgtgtgtgtgtgtgtgtgtgtgtgtgtgtgtgtgtgtgtgtgtgtgtgtgtgtgtgtgtgtgtgtgtatatacataatgtgtgtgtgtgtgtgtatatacataatgtgtgtgtgtgtgtgtgtgtgtgtgtatatacataatgtgtgtgtgtgtgtgtgtgtgtgtaggtgataaGAGTGCGTTGCGTCCCAGCGGTCTGAGGTTCGGCTCTCCTGCTCTGACCTCCAGAGGAATGGTTGAAGACGACTTCAGGAAGGTCGCAGAGTTCATCCACAGaggtgacccctgacctctgtgtcTATAGACATAGTGCTGACCCTAGATATCCAGCTAGCAGACGAAGgccacctctaacccctaacccctgacctctttgTCTATAGACATAGTGCTGACCCTAGATGTCCAGCTAGTAGACCAAGGccacccctaacccctgacctctgtgtcTATAGACATAGTGCTGACCCTAGATGTCCAGCTAGCAGACCATGgccacccctaacccctaacccctgacctctgtgtcTATAGACATAGTGCTGACCCTAGATGTCCAGCTAGCAGACCAAGgccacccctaacccctaacccctgacctctgtgtcTATAGACATAGTACTGACCCTAGATGTCCAGCTAGCAGACCAAGgccacctctaacccctgacctctgtgtcTATAGACATGGTGCTGACCCTAGATGTCCAGCTAGCAGACCAAGgccacctctaacccctgacctctgtgtcTATAGACATAGTGCTGACCCCAGATGTCCAGCTAGCAGACCAAGGccacccctaacccctgacctctgtgtcTATAGACATAGTACTGACCCTAGATGTCCAGCTAGCAGACCAAGGccacccctaacccctgacctctgtgtcTATAGACATAGTACTGACCCTAGATGTCCAGCTAGCAGACCAAGgccacctctaacccctgacctctgtgtcTATAGACATAGTGCTGACCCTAGATGTCCAGCTAGCAGACCAAGGccacccctaacccctgacctctgtgtcTATAGACATAGTGCTGACCCTAGATGTCCAGCTAGCAGACCAAGgccacctctaacccctaacccctgacctctgtgtcTATAGACATAGTGCTGACCCTTGATGTCCAGCTAGCAGACCAAGgccacccctaacccctaacccctgacctctgtgtcTATAGACATAGTACTGACCCTAGATGTCCAGCTAGCAGACCAAGgccacctctaacccctgacctctgtgtcTATAGACATAGTGCTGACCCTAGATGTCCAGCTAGCAGACCAAGgccacctctaacccctgacctctgtgtcTATAGACATAGTGCTGACCCCAGATGTCCAGCTAGCAGACCAAGGccacccctaacccctgacctctgtgtcTATAGACATAGTACTGACCCTAGATGTCCAGCTAGCAGACCAAGGccacc includes:
- the LOC124021632 gene encoding serine hydroxymethyltransferase, cytosolic-like — protein: MGLDLPDGGHLTHGFMTDKKKISATSIFFESMPYKVDPDTGLINYDRLEENARLFHPRLIIAGTSCYSRNLDYARLRRIADENGAFLLADMAHISGLVAAGVVPSPFEYCDVVSTTTHKTLRGCRSGVIFYRKGIRSVDPKGKETLYNLESLINQAVFPGLQGGPHNHAIAGVAVALKQALTPEFKAYQYQVLSNCRAMANALINHGYKIVTGGSDNHLILLDLRPNGTDGGRAEKVLEAAAIACNKNTCPGDKSALRPSGLRFGSPALTSRGMVEDDFRKVAEFIHRGIQMTLDIQASLQPKATLKEFKEALAGEGKHQERVAELRGEVEAFAGGFPMPGLEEL